CTTCGATGTCCGGTTCACGCGACAACCCGTAAGGCGTCGCCCCCTGCGCGGGGGCGTGGATTGAAACCGACCTGGACAAATCGGAAGGCTCTTTTATTTGGGTCGCCCCCTGCGCGGGGGCGTGGATTGAAACGCGAACAGTCTGCGAAGAAGCCAGCGGCGTCGCGGGTCGCCCCCTGCGCGGGGGCGTGGATTGAAACGCCGGCATGGCCAATTGTTGCTATGCCGACTGGGGGTCGCCCCCTGCGCGGGGGCGTGGATTGAAACCCGCATCGCGTAGGCCCGACGACGAGCATGTGTGTGTCGCCCCCTGCGCGGGGGCGTGGATTGAAACTACCACGCCGTTCGAGTAGGTTGCCCGGAACCGTCGCCCCCTGCGCGGGGGCGTGGATTGAAACGCCATCCCGGCGCGCCAGGCACGCCAGTTTCTCGGGTCGCCCCCTGCGCGGGGGCGTGGATTGAAACTGAGCATCTCCTAAAAGAGTCGTAAAAGCGATTCGGTCGCCCCCTGCGCGGGGGCGTGGATTGAAACATTTTTATCCCATCAAAAACAATAGTGGAATTGGGTCGCCCCCTGCGCGGGGGCGTGGATTGAAACGCGCAAACGGACGCAAAATTGTGCGACTTGCGCAAGTCGCCCCCTGCGCGGGGGCGTGGATTGAAACCACGTTTCAGAAACCACGTTGCCCCGCCGGGTCCTGTCGCCCCCTGCGCGGGGGCGTGGATTGAAACCCATGGCGTGTTTTCGGGAGCCAACTCACGAGAAAGTCGCCCCCTGCGCGGGGGCGTGGATTGAAACGCCGGCCGATGACGAAACGATCGAGGAACGTCGTGTCGCCCCCTGCGCGGGGGCGTGGATTGAAACGATCGGCGAAACCAGATCGAGCAGCTCCGACACTCGTCGCCCCCTGCGCGGGGGCGTGGATTGAAACCGAAAGAACCTAATACTCCGCTTATTTTCCATGCAGTCGCCCCCTGCGCGGGGGCGTGGATTGAAACTGGAGACATCGCGCCATATCGTCCAGGTATATACAGTCGCCCCCTGCGCGGGGGCGTGGATTGAAACTTTTCATGATCCGCTATCCTCCATTCTTTTTATGATGTCGCCCCCTGCGCGGGGGCGTGGATTGAAACCATCCATGGAAACCTCCTTTCCACCGCCCTATTTCTGTCGCCCCCTGCGCGGGGGCGTGGATTGAAACCGGCGGAACGGGTGCTGCATATCGCAGGCCTTGGCGTCGCCCCCTGCGCGGGGGCGTGGATTGAAACTACGAAGAACTGCGCAACGTCTGGCACGAACTGAGTCGCCCCCTGCGCGGGGGCGTGGATTGAAACAATCCGCGCGACATCGTCGACAGCGCGGAATGGTTGTCGCCCCCTGCGCGGGGGCGTGGATTGAAACTGCTATTGCGGCTATTTCCGGCATCATCCTCGGGTCGCCCCCTGCGCGGGGGCGTGGATTGAAACCGTCGTTCCCGGTTCTTGAGGCGGATCAGTTGATGTCGCCCCCTGCGCGGGGGCGTGGATTGAAACCGAATCCCATGCTGGAACTTGCCGACCAGTTGCTGTCGCCCCCTGCGCGGGGGCGTGGATTGAAACATCGCGCCGGAGGTAGAGATCCGACAGGGCGATCGTCGCCCCCTGCGCGGGGGCGTGGATTGAAACGCAGCGGGCACTAGCGACGAACAACCAAACCGAGGCGTCGCCCCCTGCGCGGGGGCGTGGATTGAAACCGGGTGCAACCAAGTACCCGCGCCACTACACTGTAGTCGCCCCCTGCGCGGGGGCGTGGATTGAAACGCCGGCCGATGACGAAACGATCGAGGAACGTCGTGTCGCCCCCTGCGCGGGGGCGTGGATTGAAACAAAGAATTCGTACGCATGCGGCGGAAGATGAGAGAGTCGCCCCCTGCGCGGGGGCGTGGATTGAAACAGCTTGGTATAAGGAGGATGGCGGCGAATTACCTGTCGCCCCCTGCGCGGGGGCGTGGATTGAAACACATACTGCCCATGCGGATCACTCGCCGCCACGTGTCGCCCCCTGCGCGGGGGCGTGGATTGAAACTGATAGACCACTTCGACCGGCGCGTCTTTCAGAAGTCGTCCCCTGCGCGGGGGCGTGGATTGAAACGTCGACGCTTGTATCCATGCCGTCGCAAACGATTCGGTCGCCCCCTGCGCGGGGGCGTGGATTGAAACCCAGGACTGGACCAGATAGTTCCAGATGGTCTGGGGTCGCCCCCCGCGCGGGGGCGTGGATTGAAACGTGTGCGAAGCGCACCAGCGGCGGACATTGCAGGAAGTCGCCCCCGCGCGGGGGCGTGGATTGAAACTTCCCGAAGTATGAAGACTGTCTTACGTCGCCCCCTACGCGAAACGTGAATGAAACACAACGCGGCCAGCAACGATCTACTTTCGCGACGCCTTCCCCACTTTCCATCTATATAATCCAAATATTTTCAATGTAATAAAGACGACTCCTTTTCTAGGAACCCCCATCGTCTCCATCGTCGGCGTCCTCATACATCGCCAGCCATTGTTTCAACCGCCGACGCATCAGCCGCCGGTACTTGGCCGGCTGAAGAATTTCCGCCGACGGCCCGTACTGCATGACCCAGTTCAGGAATTCGCGGTCGCGGTTGAGCGTAACTTCGAACAGCATGCCGCCATCCGGCAGGTCGGTCATACGCGGGCGAACGAACATTTCTTCCTCCTTGATGTACCGTGCGACGTCGCGACTGAATCGCACCTTGAAATGAATGACGTCGTTGCCGCGCTCGATCGACCACGTGTTTTTCAGGTATTGGCGAAGGTTGAACGAGCCTTTGTCGAACGTCCGGTCGGTAAGCTGGACGTCGCGGAATCGACTGAGCCGGAATGTCCGTACTTCACGAGCTTTATGGCAATAACCGATGACGTAAAATCGCTGCTCTCTCGGCACGAGGACGTAAGGATCGATGTCGCGCACGGTCAGTTCGTCGCGGCTTTGCGTGTGGTATACCGTATGAATAGTGCGGCTTTCGAGAATCGCCTGGATCATTTCTGCAAGAAAATTAGGCCCTTCCTCGCGGTAGGCGGGCGTTCCCATCTGGATGATTTCAGAAATCCGCTCCAGAATGTTCATCGCCCTTTCTTTCCGCTCGCGAACGTAAGTGGCCATCACTTTGTCGTAAGCGGTACGGAAACCGGGCGGCATTTTTGATTCATCGATCAGGGACGGCAACATGGAGAAAGCGAGAGCCTCCTGTTCCGTCCAGTTTAACGGCGTTATGTAAAACTGACCTCTGAATCTGTATCCTTTTCCATGACCTTCGTTGATGATTGGAGCAATGACGTACAACTGTTCCAGGTCGCGATAAATCGTTCGTTCCCGCACTTCGCATTTTTCGGCGAGTTCTTTGACCGTAATACCGGGTCTTGCCTGGATTGCATAGAGAATTCTCAGCCACCGTAAAAATTTTTCCACGCCGAATCCGTCCTTTCCCCCACCTTATTCGCGTCCGCAGGTACCGCTCGACCTCAGTTCGCCGTCAATGCCTGGCGGCCGAGCTGTTCCCAGGCCAGAATGAACGCGCTTTTTTCCGCTTTCGCCGCTTTTTGCGCGGTCAACGGGTCGTTCACGTAAACGAACCGTTCGTCATAGCCGACGACAAGGACGGCATGTATGGAAAAAGTAGCAATAATAGGTATACCATCTTTTGTTTTCCACATTGTCCAGTCGTCCGTCGGCGCATAGCTCGCGGTCGTCCAGACGACGACGGGGCGGCCTGCAGCGATCGACCGTTCGATTTCTGCAAACGACGCGCCGGTCAAATCGCGGGCGCCGGCCGGGTAAAGATTGTCCAGCACTTGCGCCAGCGGGCGACTGTAGATGGAGTAGCCTTTTTTGCGCCCGGTGACGTCGCCGACGAAGCCGCGGTTCGGGTCGCCCCAGACGGCGATGCCGCCCGAAGCGTCGTAGACGGGTTCGGTCGGATCGACCGGCATGCGCGCGACCAGATCGAATTTTGTATACGGCAGTCCGAGGAACCGCGTCAGCATGGCCAGGCTGGCGATTTCGCAGCCGTTGTAAAACTCGGGGAGTTGGGAAACGAGTGGAGCGTCCAGTCGGTACGACGCGGGCGGTGCAGTCGGACCGGACGGCGCGGTTGACGGTGCATCTGAAACGGTAGCCGCGGTTTCTCGGCCGGTTCCGACGGCCGCTCCGGGAACCGTGGAAGCAGCCGGAGGCAACCGCCCGGCGTTTTCCGCTCGTTCTGCCTCGTTCGGTTCCGCGTCGCGGCCGAACACCGTCACGCCGACGGCCATGCCGAACACGACCGCCGATGCGGCGAGAAGCGCCCATGCGGCTACCCAAGGCCACGGCGTTTTCAAAGGCGGTTTTGCCGTTTTCATCGGCGCGTCCCCTCCACGGCACATCTTCTTCCCGACTCCCTTTTTCGACGACTTTCCGGCAAATTCCTGCTTGGCGACGTAGCAATCCCGCCGTAGGCCTGTTAAAGTAGTGTTAAAGCGAGATTCGGGGGAGAGGCCGTATGCTGTATTCGCTCCGCAGTCGGCTGATCGCGGCGTTCGGCCTGTTGTTGCTTTGCTCCTCGGGAGCGATGTCGTACGCGCTGTTTTACCAGGCGCGAGACATGATCCGCGCCGACATCGAATCGTCGGCTCTCGAAAAAATGGAAGAATACCGTTTGTATGTCCGGATGGCGTTGATTCAGATTTACGATTTGTCTTCCATCATCTACAACAGCGACATGACGCGCCAATGGGATGCGGCGATGTCCGATCCGACGTTGACCGCTGCCGAAAAAACACTGGCGAGCTTGCGATTCAGTCAGTTTTTGACGCGGACGCTGTACAACTATTCGGGCGTCTCGTCGATTACGCTGTACCGGACGGACGGGCGCTGGGTCAGCGTCGAAAATATGATCGGAGAAGACCAATCGTTTTTGAATGAGGCCTGGTATCACGATTTCGTCCGGTCCGGCAACCATTGGGTGCCTGCGCACCTTGATCCGATCGAGGTGCGTCGCGCGAATCCGCACCAGGTCGTCAGCCTGCTGTTGCCGATCGGGACGTTTGAGCCGTCGCGCGCGGATACGGTGATGAAAGTCAACGTGAGCGCTACGTTTTTTTCCGAACCGTTGGAACATCTCCATCTCGGCGAAACCGGGGCGATCTTTCTGCTCGATGCGGAGCGTAGGTCGCTCATCACCCGCGAGGCATTCGAGGCTTTACCCGAGTCCGTACGCCGGGCGGTTCGGCCGGAAGCGCCGCTTCTAGGCGGTCAGGGCGTGTTGTCGCTGAAGGACGAAAACGGCGGCGCGCAAATGCTGGTGTATAAAACGTTGTCGCCGTACGACTGGCTGCTCGTCGGCGTCGTATCCGAACGAGAGTTGTTCGCAAAACTGACGCGTCTTCGCGACGCGATGCTCGTCTTGACGACTGTGCTCTTCGCGGCGTCGATCGCGGTGGCCTCGTGGTTGTCGCACGGCATCGCCCGGCCGCTGTCGCGACTGGCCTCGGCGATGCGGCACGTGCAGAAAGGCGACTTCGACAAAGCGGAAAGCCGAATTCCCGCGGCGGGCAGCGTCCGCAATGAGGTCGGTTTCGTGACGGAGACGTTCCGCAACATGGTCGCGCTGTTGCGCCATTACATCCGCACGGAATTCGAGCAGAACCTGCTGCGGCAGCAAGCGGAATATCGGGCGCTTTTGATGCAGATCAACCCGCATTTTCTGTTCAACACGCTGGAGTTGCTGAGCAGCCTTGCCGTTCAGCGCCGCATCGAAGACACGACGCGCGTCGTCGACGCACTGGGCAAGATGCTGCGATACGCCCTGCACGGCGAGGACCGCGTGCTGCTGGAAGAAGAGCTCGGCTATATCCGAAACTATATTTCGATCCTGGAAATCCGGTTCAAGGATCGGATGCGGGCGACGGTCCGCACGGAAGGATCGGTCGTCGGCGTCCGCATCCCGAAATTCGTGCTGCAGCCGCTGGTCGAAAACGCCGTCAAATTTTCCGTCGCTTCCGGACGCACCGCCGTCGTAGAGGTCGAAGTGCGGCGTGAGGGCGAGCAGCTGCGTCTGGCGGTGGCCGACAACGGCCCCGGCATGTCGGAGGAAACGGCGGCGAGGCTTACGTCCGAGCCGCTATCGGCCCGACTCGACTATGTTCTGCGCCGCCCGGCACAGCATATCGGGCTGCGCAACACCTTGGCGAGATGCGGACTGTTTTACGGGGAACGCTTCTCGTTCCGCATCGAAACCGAGCCCGGACGGGGGACGCGCATCGAATTGACGTTGCCCGTCGATGTCGACGAAGGGAGCGACGACGCATGTACCGCGTCATGATCGTGGACGACGAACCGGAAATCCGGCAAGGCCTGCGGCTGAAGGTCGACTGGGAATCGCTCGGCCTGACGGTCGCTGCGGAAGCGTCCGACGGCGAAGAAGCGCTTAAAATTTTGGAAAACGAAGATATCGACATCGTGTTGACCGACATGCTCATGCCGGTGATGGACGGCGTCTCGTTTCTCGACGCCTGCCGCAGCCGGTACCCGCACGTCCGTATTCTCGTGTTGACCGGATACGAAGATTTCCGTTACGCGCGCGCCGCCCTGCGCAATCGGGCGAAAGATTACATTTTGAAGCCGGTGTCCTCGGACGAGTTGTCGGCAGCGCTGCAGGCCGTCGTCCGCGAACTCGATGAAGAGTATCTCGACCGCGACGAGCGGGCCCGCATCGCCTGGCGTCTGTCCCAATACTACAAGGAGATGCGGGAGCAGATGCTCGTTCGGCTCGTTCGGGAACCGATCGGCGACGACAGGGCCGTCCGCGATCGGCTGACGACGTTCGAACTGTCCGACTGGGACGCGCGGACGATCCGTTTCGCAACCGCGGGGCTTCGCCGTTTTCGCGCCGATACCGCGGAAAAAACACCCAGGGGAGTCGCGGATGATCCAGACGACCGCAGCCCGGACACACTTCGCCTGCCGTTTGTCATGCTGAGCCGCGAATTCGCTGAGACGAAAAGGATTCCGGCTTTCGCCGACGGGCAGGCGCCGGGACTGTTTACGTTTCTGCTTCCGGACGATCCGGAGGCGATACGTCGATTGCTCGACGAATACGCCGATTGCGTCCGCCGTTACCTCCGTGCTGACGTCGCCGTCGGCCTCGGCGAGCCGGTCGCCGGTTACCGCGCTTGGAAAGAAGGTTACACCTCCGCGCTGCTCGCCTGGCATCTCGCCGCCGGCGGCCTCGGTGGGGGACAGTCCTTGGCGGAGGAGCCCGGGCGCAACGACCCGTCGGCCGCACCTCCGGCCGCCGTCGATTCGGAAAGCGCGATTTTGCGGCTGCTCGACGAAGGGAAGCTCGACGTCTTGGAACAGGCATTCCGTGAGGAGCTGTCGGCGGCGTTCGCCGATTCGCGCATCCGGTTCGTCAAGACGGTGTTCCGCCTCCATTTGCTTGTCGACGCCGTAGCGCGGACGTTCCGCGTGCCGCTTGGCCCCGAAGAGTCGCTCTGGCTGCGGCCGGAGCTGGCCGCCCAGATGGAAACGCCCGACCAGGCTGTCGAACGGCTCATGCAGTCGGTACAGCGGATCGAGCGGTCCGTGCGCGAACGCGCGGAAGACGCCGAACGCCTGCGCCTGCGCGCCGTCGAACAATTTATCCGGGAGCATTATATGGACGACTTGAATCTTACGGACCTTGCCGAAAAATTTCACTATCACCCGACGTATTTTTCCGAATTGTTTAAAGCCAAAATCGGAAAAACATTTACGCAGTACTTGACCGATGTAAGAATGGAAAACGCCGCGCGCCTGCTGAAAGAAACGTCGCTCAGCCTGTGGGACGTCGCGGAACTGAGCGGTTTTTCCAGCCCAAGTTA
Above is a window of Candidatus Reconcilbacillus cellulovorans DNA encoding:
- a CDS encoding transcriptional regulator, with the translated sequence MEKFLRWLRILYAIQARPGITVKELAEKCEVRERTIYRDLEQLYVIAPIINEGHGKGYRFRGQFYITPLNWTEQEALAFSMLPSLIDESKMPPGFRTAYDKVMATYVRERKERAMNILERISEIIQMGTPAYREEGPNFLAEMIQAILESRTIHTVYHTQSRDELTVRDIDPYVLVPREQRFYVIGYCHKAREVRTFRLSRFRDVQLTDRTFDKGSFNLRQYLKNTWSIERGNDVIHFKVRFSRDVARYIKEEEMFVRPRMTDLPDGGMLFEVTLNRDREFLNWVMQYGPSAEILQPAKYRRLMRRRLKQWLAMYEDADDGDDGGS
- a CDS encoding sensor histidine kinase, producing the protein MLYSLRSRLIAAFGLLLLCSSGAMSYALFYQARDMIRADIESSALEKMEEYRLYVRMALIQIYDLSSIIYNSDMTRQWDAAMSDPTLTAAEKTLASLRFSQFLTRTLYNYSGVSSITLYRTDGRWVSVENMIGEDQSFLNEAWYHDFVRSGNHWVPAHLDPIEVRRANPHQVVSLLLPIGTFEPSRADTVMKVNVSATFFSEPLEHLHLGETGAIFLLDAERRSLITREAFEALPESVRRAVRPEAPLLGGQGVLSLKDENGGAQMLVYKTLSPYDWLLVGVVSERELFAKLTRLRDAMLVLTTVLFAASIAVASWLSHGIARPLSRLASAMRHVQKGDFDKAESRIPAAGSVRNEVGFVTETFRNMVALLRHYIRTEFEQNLLRQQAEYRALLMQINPHFLFNTLELLSSLAVQRRIEDTTRVVDALGKMLRYALHGEDRVLLEEELGYIRNYISILEIRFKDRMRATVRTEGSVVGVRIPKFVLQPLVENAVKFSVASGRTAVVEVEVRREGEQLRLAVADNGPGMSEETAARLTSEPLSARLDYVLRRPAQHIGLRNTLARCGLFYGERFSFRIETEPGRGTRIELTLPVDVDEGSDDACTAS